Proteins encoded within one genomic window of Streptomyces sp. NBC_00523:
- a CDS encoding copper chaperone PCu(A)C produces the protein MNHRTTLAAALAVTAGLTLAGCSTSSDKPELKVIGGFMPQPVNDMAAGFLVVQNNGTGDDRLTSVTSPLSDDVTIHETKDQVMRKVTSFDVPAGGELDLERGGSHIMFMKLKKQPKQGQKVSVELHFEKAGAIEVDLPVKETTHNPKKQ, from the coding sequence GTGAACCACCGCACCACCCTCGCCGCTGCCCTGGCCGTGACCGCGGGCCTGACGCTGGCGGGGTGCTCGACCTCCTCGGACAAGCCGGAGCTGAAGGTCATCGGCGGGTTCATGCCGCAGCCCGTCAACGACATGGCGGCCGGCTTCCTCGTCGTGCAGAACAATGGCACCGGCGACGACCGCCTCACCTCGGTCACCAGCCCGCTCTCGGACGACGTCACGATCCACGAGACGAAGGACCAGGTCATGCGGAAGGTGACGTCCTTCGACGTGCCCGCGGGCGGTGAGCTGGATCTCGAACGTGGTGGCAGCCACATCATGTTCATGAAGCTCAAGAAGCAGCCGAAGCAGGGCCAGAAGGTGTCCGTGGAACTGCACTTCGAGAAGGCCGGCGCGATCGAGGTCGACCTTCCCGTGAAGGAGACCACCCACAACCCGAAGAAGCAGTGA
- a CDS encoding SCO family protein, producing MVKKIVPAAALVVAAALTLSACGGSDNDSKKPVADVSMQTKTQAATVLDQPFTKPDLVLTDTHGKKYDLRKETKGKPTLIYFGYTNCPDVCPLIMSNIAIAKKALPQADQDNLRVVFVTTDPERDTPASLGSWLKAQDPSFIGLTGDFPAIQAGARQIGIGISPPKKEKDGTVVSMHGSQVIAFSPKTDKGYVLYSEDTTPDDYTKDLPKIVKGENP from the coding sequence ATGGTTAAGAAGATCGTTCCGGCCGCGGCGCTCGTCGTCGCGGCCGCGCTCACCCTGTCCGCCTGCGGCGGCAGTGACAACGACAGCAAGAAGCCCGTGGCCGACGTGTCGATGCAGACGAAGACGCAGGCCGCGACGGTGCTCGACCAGCCGTTCACCAAGCCCGACCTCGTCCTGACCGACACGCACGGCAAGAAGTACGACCTGCGCAAGGAGACCAAGGGCAAGCCGACGCTCATCTACTTCGGCTACACCAACTGCCCCGACGTCTGCCCGCTCATCATGAGCAACATCGCCATCGCCAAGAAGGCCCTGCCCCAGGCCGACCAGGACAACCTCCGGGTCGTCTTCGTCACCACCGACCCGGAACGGGACACCCCGGCCTCCCTCGGCAGCTGGCTCAAGGCGCAGGACCCCTCCTTCATCGGCCTCACCGGCGACTTCCCGGCCATCCAGGCGGGCGCCCGGCAGATCGGCATCGGCATCTCCCCGCCGAAGAAGGAGAAGGACGGCACGGTCGTCTCGATGCACGGCTCGCAGGTCATCGCCTTCTCCCCGAAGACCGACAAGGGCTACGTGCTGTACAGCGAGGACACCACGCCCGACGACTACACCAAGGACCTCCCCAAGATCGTCAAGGGGGAGAACCCGTGA
- a CDS encoding copper resistance CopC/CopD family protein, translated as MTATAPPFGPPPSALRRPLAAAGLLTALLGAVLGLLLAVAAPASAHAALTGSDPQDGAVVATAPTQVTLTFSEQVALGADSIRVLDPSGKRADTKTAPRDLHSGSTVKYGVALRGGLGNGTYTVAWQAVSADSHPVSGAFTFSIGAPSETSVALPDSEAGGGLVGTLYDIARYAAYAGFIVLAGGAAFVLACWQRGAGARPLQRLVVRGWMTLTAATIAMLLLRSSYTGSGELGDVLDLDGLKAVLDTKPGAALVSRLLLLGASALFVAVLFGTYAKREDPREKRDLTFGLAIGGAVIAAGIAGTWALAEHASTGIQPGIAMPVDVLHLLAVAAWLGGLVALLTALYRTPDLTSAAVRRFSTIAFVSVVVLVATGVYQSWRQVGTWSALTGTGYGQLLLVKVGLVAVLVGIASMSRRWTGKLAEGSDAPAAVTPEADEEPEAGAEAEPDTADDPARAAQLARQRAAVATAEKKRIRDADPGRSGLRRSVLAEVGVAVALLAVTTVLTSTEPGRTQEEAARSTSAAAGPVDSGPVNLALPFDTGSTNGKGTVRMDIDPGRTGANVIHLWIEDPAKKPMDVPEVKVAFTLESKDIGPLPAVPVRLTEGHWTATGLQLPIAGDWKVAVTVRTSDIDQTTVDKNVKIG; from the coding sequence ATGACAGCCACCGCCCCGCCCTTCGGGCCGCCCCCGTCCGCCCTGCGCCGGCCGCTCGCCGCAGCCGGGCTGCTCACCGCGCTGCTCGGCGCGGTGCTCGGCCTGCTGCTGGCCGTCGCGGCCCCCGCGTCGGCCCACGCCGCGCTCACCGGGAGCGATCCGCAGGACGGGGCGGTGGTCGCCACGGCACCCACCCAGGTCACCCTCACCTTCTCCGAACAGGTCGCCCTCGGCGCGGACTCCATCCGCGTCCTGGACCCCTCGGGCAAGCGCGCCGACACCAAGACCGCCCCGCGCGACCTGCACAGCGGGTCCACCGTGAAGTACGGCGTGGCCCTGCGCGGCGGCCTCGGCAACGGCACGTACACCGTGGCCTGGCAGGCGGTCTCCGCCGACAGCCACCCGGTCTCCGGCGCCTTCACCTTCTCCATCGGGGCACCCTCCGAGACCAGCGTCGCCCTCCCCGACAGCGAGGCCGGGGGCGGACTCGTCGGCACGCTCTACGACATCGCGCGCTACGCCGCGTACGCCGGGTTCATCGTGCTCGCGGGCGGTGCCGCCTTCGTTCTGGCCTGCTGGCAGCGCGGGGCGGGGGCGCGTCCGCTGCAACGTCTGGTCGTACGCGGCTGGATGACGCTCACCGCGGCGACCATCGCGATGTTGCTCCTGCGCAGCTCGTACACCGGCTCCGGGGAGCTGGGGGACGTCCTCGACCTGGACGGCCTCAAGGCGGTCCTCGACACCAAGCCCGGTGCCGCCCTCGTTTCGCGGCTCCTGCTGCTCGGCGCCAGCGCCCTGTTCGTCGCGGTGCTCTTCGGCACGTACGCCAAGCGCGAGGACCCGCGCGAGAAGAGGGACCTCACCTTCGGCCTCGCCATCGGCGGCGCCGTCATCGCCGCCGGTATCGCGGGCACCTGGGCGCTCGCCGAGCACGCGTCGACCGGTATCCAGCCCGGCATCGCGATGCCCGTGGACGTGCTCCACCTGCTGGCCGTCGCCGCCTGGCTGGGCGGGCTCGTGGCGCTGCTGACCGCGCTGTACCGCACGCCCGACCTGACCTCCGCGGCCGTACGCCGCTTCTCCACGATCGCCTTCGTCAGCGTGGTCGTCCTCGTCGCGACGGGCGTCTACCAGTCGTGGCGGCAGGTCGGCACGTGGTCGGCGCTGACCGGTACGGGCTACGGGCAGCTGCTGCTGGTCAAGGTGGGGCTCGTCGCCGTCCTGGTGGGCATCGCGTCGATGTCGCGCCGGTGGACGGGGAAGCTCGCGGAGGGCAGCGATGCCCCGGCCGCGGTGACGCCCGAAGCCGACGAGGAGCCCGAGGCCGGAGCGGAGGCCGAACCGGATACCGCCGATGACCCCGCCCGCGCCGCTCAGCTCGCCCGGCAGCGGGCCGCCGTGGCCACCGCCGAGAAGAAGCGGATACGCGACGCCGACCCCGGCCGGTCGGGGCTGCGCCGCTCCGTACTGGCCGAGGTCGGCGTGGCCGTGGCCCTGCTTGCGGTGACCACCGTGCTGACGTCGACCGAGCCGGGTCGTACGCAGGAAGAGGCGGCCCGCTCCACGTCGGCGGCGGCCGGTCCCGTGGACAGCGGTCCCGTCAACCTCGCGCTGCCCTTCGACACCGGCAGTACGAACGGCAAGGGCACGGTACGGATGGACATCGACCCGGGCCGCACCGGCGCCAACGTGATCCACCTGTGGATCGAGGACCCCGCCAAGAAGCCCATGGACGTCCCCGAGGTGAAGGTCGCCTTCACCCTGGAGTCCAAGGACATCGGCCCCCTGCCGGCCGTCCCGGTCCGGCTGACCGAGGGCCACTGGACCGCCACCGGCCTCCAGCTCCCGATCGCGGGCGACTGGAAGGTCGCCGTGACGGTACGGACCTCCGACATCGACCAGACGACGGTCGACAAGAACGTGAAGATCGGCTGA
- a CDS encoding aminopeptidase P family protein has translation MSEEFPETPETEETEPVKQRKNGLYPGVSDELAASMQSGWADTELHGLEPIAQAGHTADRRAALSARFPGERLVIPAGRLKTRSNDTEYAFRASTEYAYLTGDQTQDGVLVLEPADDGHEATLYLLPRSNRENGEFWLDGQGELWVGRRHSLTEAEQLLGIPAKDVRELPAALAEATGPVRNVRGHDAGIEAALTDKVTAERDEELRVYLSEARLVKDAFEIAELTKACDITARGFEDVVKVLDKAEATSERYIEGTFFLRARIEGNDIGYGSICAAGPHATTLHWVRNDGAVRSGELLLLDAGVETNDLYTADVTRTLPISGTFTPLQRKIYDAVYEAQEAGIAAVKPGADFRDFHDAAQRVLTEKLVEWGLLGDLSVEKVLELGLQRRWTLHGTGHMLGMDVHDCAAARTEAYVNGTLEPGVCLTVEPGLYFQADDLTVPEEYRGIGVRIEDDILVTEDGNRNLSDKLPRQADEVEAWMAALKG, from the coding sequence GTGTCTGAGGAGTTCCCGGAGACCCCGGAGACCGAAGAGACAGAGCCGGTCAAGCAGCGGAAGAACGGCCTGTACCCGGGCGTGTCCGACGAGCTCGCCGCGAGCATGCAGTCCGGCTGGGCCGACACCGAGCTGCACGGCCTGGAGCCGATCGCCCAGGCCGGTCACACCGCCGACCGCCGCGCCGCGCTGTCCGCGCGCTTCCCCGGCGAGCGGCTGGTCATTCCCGCGGGCCGGCTGAAGACCCGTTCCAATGACACCGAGTACGCCTTCCGCGCCTCCACCGAGTACGCGTACCTCACCGGCGACCAGACGCAGGACGGCGTCCTCGTCCTGGAGCCGGCGGACGACGGCCACGAGGCGACCCTCTACCTGCTGCCCCGCTCGAACCGGGAGAACGGCGAGTTCTGGCTCGACGGCCAGGGCGAGCTGTGGGTCGGCCGCCGCCACTCACTCACCGAGGCCGAGCAGCTGCTGGGCATCCCCGCCAAGGACGTGCGCGAGCTGCCCGCCGCGCTGGCCGAGGCCACCGGCCCCGTCCGCAACGTCCGCGGCCACGACGCCGGCATCGAGGCCGCCCTGACCGACAAGGTCACCGCCGAGCGCGACGAGGAGCTGCGGGTCTACCTCTCCGAGGCGCGCCTCGTGAAGGACGCCTTCGAGATCGCCGAGCTGACGAAGGCGTGCGACATCACCGCGCGCGGCTTCGAGGACGTCGTGAAGGTCCTCGACAAGGCCGAGGCCACCAGCGAGCGCTACATCGAGGGAACGTTCTTCCTGCGCGCGCGCATCGAGGGCAACGACATCGGGTACGGCTCGATCTGCGCCGCGGGACCGCACGCGACCACCCTGCACTGGGTACGCAACGACGGCGCCGTCCGCTCGGGCGAGCTGCTGCTGCTGGACGCCGGGGTGGAGACCAACGACCTCTACACGGCCGACGTGACCCGCACCCTTCCCATCAGCGGCACGTTCACACCGCTCCAGCGCAAGATCTACGACGCGGTGTACGAGGCCCAGGAGGCGGGTATCGCCGCGGTCAAGCCCGGCGCCGACTTCCGCGACTTCCACGACGCCGCACAGCGGGTCCTCACCGAGAAGCTCGTCGAGTGGGGCCTGCTCGGCGACCTGTCGGTGGAGAAGGTCCTGGAGCTGGGCCTTCAGCGCCGCTGGACCCTGCACGGCACCGGCCACATGCTCGGCATGGACGTCCACGACTGCGCCGCCGCGCGCACCGAGGCGTATGTGAACGGCACCCTGGAACCGGGCGTCTGCCTCACCGTCGAGCCCGGTCTCTACTTCCAGGCCGACGACCTCACCGTGCCCGAGGAGTACCGCGGCATCGGCGTCCGGATCGAGGACGACATCCTCGTCACCGAGGACGGCAACCGGAACCTCTCGGACAAGCTGCCCCGGCAGGCCGACGAGGTCGAGGCGTGGATGGCCGCGCTCAAGGGCTGA
- the efeB gene encoding iron uptake transporter deferrochelatase/peroxidase subunit, which translates to MSGKSTRSNTPNAQATSNTQALSRRRLLGTAGAAGATGLVLGAAGGATGYAATRDEAPAALTTVGSTEVMFHGKHQPGITTPLQASGHLIAFDLAPGAGRKQAAALMRRWSAVAQRLMAGEPTAGAADGPGHDTGVALDAGPSSLTVTFGFGATFFERTGLTKHRPPGLDPLPPFSSDHLDAGRSNGDLWVQIGADDALVAFHALRAVQKEAASTATVRWQMNGFNRAPGATAKPMTARNLMGQIDGTGNPKPTDDDFARRVFVPGGQDPAYDWLTGGSYAVVRRIRMLLDDWEKLPVERQERVIGRRKADGAPLSGGTETTAMDLDKAGPDGKLLIPDNAHARISSPERNSGAAMLRRPFSYHDGISRDGTPDAGLLFICWQADPLRGFVPVQRKLDRGDALSPFIRHEASGLFAVPGGAAAGEYVGQRLLES; encoded by the coding sequence GTGAGCGGAAAAAGCACGCGCAGCAACACCCCTAACGCCCAGGCCACGAGTAACACCCAGGCCCTCTCCCGGCGGCGGCTGCTCGGCACCGCAGGCGCCGCCGGGGCGACCGGGCTGGTCCTCGGCGCGGCCGGCGGCGCCACCGGCTATGCCGCGACCCGTGACGAGGCACCGGCCGCACTGACCACGGTCGGCTCCACCGAGGTGATGTTTCACGGGAAACATCAACCGGGGATCACGACTCCGCTTCAGGCGTCCGGCCATCTGATCGCCTTCGACCTCGCCCCCGGGGCCGGACGCAAGCAGGCCGCCGCCCTGATGCGCCGGTGGTCCGCGGTGGCACAGCGACTGATGGCCGGCGAACCCACCGCGGGCGCGGCGGACGGCCCCGGACACGACACCGGTGTCGCGCTGGACGCGGGCCCGTCCTCGCTCACCGTCACCTTCGGCTTCGGCGCCACCTTCTTCGAACGCACCGGCCTCACCAAGCACCGCCCGCCGGGGCTCGACCCGCTGCCGCCGTTCTCCTCCGACCACCTCGACGCGGGCCGGTCCAACGGAGACCTGTGGGTCCAGATCGGCGCCGACGACGCGCTCGTCGCCTTCCACGCGCTGCGGGCCGTACAGAAGGAGGCCGCCTCGACGGCCACCGTGCGCTGGCAGATGAACGGCTTCAACCGCGCGCCCGGCGCGACCGCGAAGCCGATGACGGCCCGCAACCTGATGGGCCAGATCGACGGCACCGGCAACCCGAAGCCCACGGACGACGACTTCGCCCGGCGCGTGTTCGTCCCCGGCGGCCAGGACCCGGCGTACGACTGGCTCACGGGCGGCTCCTACGCGGTGGTCCGGCGCATCCGGATGCTCCTGGACGACTGGGAGAAGCTGCCGGTGGAGCGCCAGGAGCGGGTCATCGGCCGACGCAAGGCGGATGGCGCCCCCCTCAGCGGCGGCACCGAGACCACCGCGATGGACCTCGACAAGGCGGGCCCGGACGGCAAGCTGCTGATCCCGGACAACGCGCACGCCCGGATCTCGTCCCCCGAGCGCAACAGCGGTGCGGCGATGCTGCGCCGGCCGTTCTCGTACCACGACGGGATCTCCCGGGACGGCACCCCGGACGCCGGGCTGCTGTTCATCTGCTGGCAGGCCGACCCACTGCGCGGCTTCGTCCCGGTGCAGCGCAAGCTCGACCGGGGGGACGCGCTCTCCCCCTTCATCCGCCACGAGGCGAGCGGGCTGTTCGCGGTGCCGGGCGGGGCGGCGGCCGGTGAGTACGTGGGGCAGCGGCTCCTGGAGTCCTGA
- a CDS encoding YcnI family copper-binding membrane protein, which yields MNVSRIALVGGVAASTVLLLAGTASAHVSVQPQGEAAKGGYAVINFKVPNERDNASTTKLEVNFPTDHPLASVMPQPVPGWDIEVTTSKLAKPLQMHGKTINEAVSKVTWTGGKIEPGRFQQFPLSVGQLPEDADQLVFKAIQTYSNKEVVRWIEEPKEGADEPESPAPVLKLTAAADDAHGAAGADSKSSDSAADSAEKSGETTTASASSSDSSDNTARVLGIVGIVIGVAGVAFGVLAGRRRTT from the coding sequence ATGAACGTTTCCCGCATCGCCCTCGTCGGCGGCGTCGCCGCGTCCACCGTGCTGCTGCTCGCCGGTACGGCCTCCGCCCACGTCAGCGTCCAGCCGCAGGGCGAGGCCGCCAAGGGCGGCTACGCCGTCATCAACTTCAAGGTCCCCAACGAGCGTGACAACGCCTCGACGACCAAGCTCGAAGTGAACTTCCCGACCGACCACCCGCTGGCGTCCGTCATGCCGCAGCCGGTGCCCGGCTGGGACATCGAGGTGACGACGAGCAAGCTGGCCAAGCCGCTGCAGATGCACGGCAAGACGATCAACGAGGCCGTCTCCAAGGTCACCTGGACCGGCGGCAAGATCGAGCCCGGCCGCTTCCAGCAGTTCCCGCTCTCCGTCGGCCAGCTCCCCGAGGACGCCGACCAGCTGGTGTTCAAGGCGATCCAGACGTACTCCAACAAGGAGGTCGTGCGCTGGATCGAGGAGCCCAAGGAAGGCGCCGACGAGCCCGAGTCCCCCGCCCCCGTCCTCAAGCTGACGGCCGCGGCCGACGACGCGCACGGGGCGGCCGGCGCGGACTCGAAGTCCTCGGACTCCGCTGCCGACTCCGCCGAGAAGAGCGGCGAGACCACCACCGCTTCGGCGTCCTCCTCCGACTCCTCGGACAACACCGCCCGGGTACTCGGCATCGTCGGCATCGTCATCGGCGTCGCCGGCGTGGCGTTCGGTGTCCTGGCCGGGCGCCGGCGTACGACCTGA
- a CDS encoding ATP-binding protein, with amino-acid sequence MSIWWSLHLRRDAASVPLARRFLLGTMESAGVDPDISFDLSLALSEACANAVEHGGEYDATSDGTRKDRDAWEDPSATASGQYRVTAYLDGEKCRIEVADSGPGFPTRGGPHTSERQPGSGLPDPQYASYPPVTAEEGRGLCLIEQLADHVHFGNRPGCAGAVVSFDKVLKWRKDALLMVS; translated from the coding sequence ATGAGCATCTGGTGGTCACTCCATTTGCGGCGCGATGCTGCGAGCGTCCCGCTCGCCCGCCGGTTCCTGCTCGGCACGATGGAATCCGCGGGCGTGGACCCGGACATCTCCTTCGACCTGTCTCTCGCGCTCAGCGAAGCCTGTGCGAACGCGGTCGAGCACGGCGGGGAGTACGACGCCACCTCGGACGGCACCCGGAAGGACCGGGACGCCTGGGAGGACCCGTCGGCCACGGCCAGTGGCCAGTACCGGGTCACCGCGTATCTGGACGGCGAGAAGTGCCGCATCGAAGTCGCCGATTCGGGGCCCGGCTTTCCCACCCGGGGCGGGCCTCACACGTCGGAGCGGCAGCCCGGGAGCGGACTGCCGGACCCGCAGTACGCGTCGTATCCGCCCGTCACCGCCGAGGAGGGACGGGGCCTGTGCCTGATCGAACAGCTGGCCGACCACGTCCACTTCGGTAACCGCCCGGGGTGCGCCGGCGCGGTCGTGAGCTTCGACAAGGTCCTGAAATGGCGGAAGGACGCCCTGCTCATGGTGTCGTGA